In Neodiprion pinetum isolate iyNeoPine1 chromosome 6, iyNeoPine1.2, whole genome shotgun sequence, one genomic interval encodes:
- the LOC124221092 gene encoding uncharacterized protein isoform X2, protein MSKVEKCISFETILEELMRISKHTILNRNCFLSKNNGPDQFMPRIQHVKLLLENPSQPIYYMNVNQSIEQNSQLHLILLMFTSLTELVLSNIIISNRMKQKYKDSEDEDLEPETSCFHAIVQNIPNVKALTINAGILEDAQLWDLAALRMIAGWRHLTSLHLVKIPIKDGQFLVEIAAQF, encoded by the exons ATgtcgaaagttgaaaagtgCATAAGTTTTGAAACCATACTGGAGGAATTGATGAGGATTTCCAAACATACAATCTTGAACAGGAACTGCTTTCTGTCTAAAAATAACGGTCCAGATCAGTTCATGCCAAGAATTCAGCATGTAAAG CTCTTGCTTGAAAATCCAAGCCAACCAATTTATTACATGAACGTGAACCAGAGCATAGAGCAGAATTCCCAGCTgcatttgatattattaaTGTTTACAAGTTTGACGGAACTTGTTTTGTCCAACATAATAATAAGCAATC GTATGAAGCAAAAATATAAAGATTCTGAGGACGAGGATTTAGAACCAGAAACTTCATGTTTCCATGCAATAGTGCAAAATATTCCGAATGTGAAAGCATTGACGATAAATGCTGG AATACTGGAGGACGCACAATTGTGGGATCTGGCCGCGCTTCGCATGATCGCAGGTTGGAGACACCTTACAAGTTTGCACCTGGTGAAAATCCCGATCAAAGATGGTCAATTCCTCGTGGAAATAGCCGCACAGT TTTAA
- the LOC124221092 gene encoding uncharacterized protein isoform X1, with amino-acid sequence MSKVEKCISFETILEELMRISKHTILNRNCFLSKNNGPDQFMPRIQHVKLLLENPSQPIYYMNVNQSIEQNSQLHLILLMFTSLTELVLSNIIISNRMKQKYKDSEDEDLEPETSCFHAIVQNIPNVKALTINAGILEDAQLWDLAALRMIAGWRHLTSLHLVKIPIKDGQFLVEIAAQCKNLEKLRIL; translated from the exons ATgtcgaaagttgaaaagtgCATAAGTTTTGAAACCATACTGGAGGAATTGATGAGGATTTCCAAACATACAATCTTGAACAGGAACTGCTTTCTGTCTAAAAATAACGGTCCAGATCAGTTCATGCCAAGAATTCAGCATGTAAAG CTCTTGCTTGAAAATCCAAGCCAACCAATTTATTACATGAACGTGAACCAGAGCATAGAGCAGAATTCCCAGCTgcatttgatattattaaTGTTTACAAGTTTGACGGAACTTGTTTTGTCCAACATAATAATAAGCAATC GTATGAAGCAAAAATATAAAGATTCTGAGGACGAGGATTTAGAACCAGAAACTTCATGTTTCCATGCAATAGTGCAAAATATTCCGAATGTGAAAGCATTGACGATAAATGCTGG AATACTGGAGGACGCACAATTGTGGGATCTGGCCGCGCTTCGCATGATCGCAGGTTGGAGACACCTTACAAGTTTGCACCTGGTGAAAATCCCGATCAAAGATGGTCAATTCCTCGTGGAAATAGCCGCACAGTGTaaaaatttggagaaattaaggatattataa